In Cycloclasticus sp., a single genomic region encodes these proteins:
- a CDS encoding methane monooxygenase/ammonia monooxygenase subunit C: MLSNKMLPVVFIILFLMLGVIWVPSFLSLGDLFLYAEKAKYHNISMLSFFKAELVVIIVVWLVLISYSKKTERIDGDTYVRRHLILVMFYLGQVFVGSLAGGFLVHQDASWYEVLHNSNEVMPAQAIILLICYPMYLFWGGSAFLYAKTRLPHFVKNKETSFMVLTFAPLAFLPYYDSNMMAGGVDAMELVYLAAYWILSISWIIWGVGFLILKSVQEILKGVIEP, encoded by the coding sequence GTGTTATCAAACAAAATGCTTCCTGTGGTGTTCATTATTTTGTTTTTAATGTTAGGCGTGATTTGGGTTCCTAGTTTTTTAAGCTTAGGTGATCTGTTCTTGTATGCTGAAAAGGCGAAATATCATAATATTTCTATGCTGAGTTTTTTTAAGGCTGAGTTGGTAGTCATTATCGTTGTTTGGCTGGTGTTGATCAGTTATTCAAAGAAGACGGAAAGAATTGATGGAGATACTTATGTCAGGCGGCATTTGATATTAGTGATGTTTTATCTTGGACAAGTTTTCGTTGGCTCTTTAGCCGGCGGATTTTTGGTGCACCAAGACGCTTCTTGGTATGAAGTGTTGCATAATAGTAATGAGGTGATGCCTGCTCAGGCAATTATTTTATTGATTTGTTATCCCATGTATTTGTTTTGGGGGGGGAGTGCGTTTCTTTATGCGAAGACGCGTTTACCTCATTTTGTAAAAAACAAAGAAACATCCTTTATGGTTCTGACGTTTGCGCCGCTGGCCTTTTTACCTTATTACGACTCAAATATGATGGCTGGTGGAGTGGATGCTATGGAGTTGGTTTATTTAGCCGCTTATTGGATATTAAGCATAAGCTGGATTATTTGGGGTGTTGGGTTTTTAATTCTTAAGTCAGTGCAAGAAATTCTCAAAGGGGTGATCGAGCCTTAG
- the smpB gene encoding SsrA-binding protein SmpB, translated as MAGKKKKAHPNSIASNKKATHDYFIEQRFEAGMVLEGWEVKSIRDGRVQLKESYVVIKNGEAWLAGAHISPLLSASTHIDPIQTRLRKLLLNRRELINLVALVERKGYTIVPLSMYWVKSRVKLEIGSAKGKQLHDKRASSKNKDWQREKQRIMKHAG; from the coding sequence ATGGCAGGTAAAAAGAAAAAAGCACACCCAAATTCCATCGCATCCAACAAAAAAGCAACGCACGATTATTTTATCGAGCAACGTTTTGAAGCGGGTATGGTATTAGAAGGCTGGGAAGTAAAAAGCATCCGCGATGGACGAGTACAATTAAAAGAAAGCTACGTGGTAATAAAAAATGGCGAGGCGTGGCTTGCTGGTGCGCACATCTCTCCTCTGTTATCAGCCTCAACACATATTGACCCAATCCAAACACGCTTGAGGAAGCTGTTACTCAACCGTAGAGAACTTATTAACCTTGTCGCCCTTGTTGAGCGCAAAGGTTATACCATCGTTCCCTTATCCATGTATTGGGTAAAAAGCCGTGTGAAGCTTGAAATAGGCTCAGCTAAAGGTAAACAATTACACGATAAGCGAGCCTCATCAAAGAATAAGGACTGGCAGCGTGAAAAACAACGCATTATGAAGCACGCAGGCTAA